Proteins from a single region of Alphaproteobacteria bacterium LSUCC0719:
- a CDS encoding MBL fold metallo-hydrolase, with translation MKVTLLGCGTSVGVPALGHAGWGRCDPNDPRNRRQRCAVLVQTEETTILVDAGPDIRQQLLPAGLKKIDAVLITHTHSDHIAGLDDLRAYYWPDRIDLEVHATKFHGDFIRARYPYLFEKQPESPSYFVPPMKIVEIEPGQRLTFNDIAVDVFRQDHGTTESLGFMFNDLFAYSTDVVRLDDEVLDQIAGVPLWIVEALRETPHQSHSHYEQTFDWIKRVKPDRAVLTHLGLDADYATLAALCPPRTEPGIDGMVFDL, from the coding sequence ATGAAGGTTACTCTTCTGGGGTGCGGCACATCCGTCGGCGTGCCGGCACTTGGTCATGCCGGCTGGGGTCGTTGCGATCCCAACGACCCGCGAAACCGCCGGCAGCGCTGTGCTGTTCTTGTCCAGACCGAGGAAACCACCATCCTTGTTGATGCCGGTCCGGATATCAGACAGCAGCTGTTACCCGCCGGTCTGAAGAAAATCGACGCGGTACTGATCACCCATACCCATTCGGATCATATTGCCGGTCTGGATGATTTGCGTGCCTATTACTGGCCAGACCGCATTGACCTTGAGGTTCATGCCACGAAATTCCACGGTGACTTCATTCGCGCGCGGTATCCGTATCTGTTCGAAAAACAGCCGGAGTCGCCAAGCTATTTTGTTCCACCGATGAAAATTGTTGAAATCGAGCCAGGTCAACGCCTGACATTCAACGACATTGCCGTCGATGTTTTCCGACAGGATCACGGTACGACCGAATCTCTGGGCTTCATGTTCAATGATCTGTTTGCCTATTCGACGGATGTTGTCAGGCTGGATGACGAGGTTCTGGATCAGATCGCCGGTGTCCCGTTATGGATTGTCGAAGCGCTGCGTGAAACACCGCATCAGTCACACAGCCATTACGAGCAGACTTTCGACTGGATCAAGCGGGTCAAACCGGACAGGGCGGTGCTGACGCATCTTGGCCTTGATGCCGATTACGCGACGCTGGCGGCATTGTGCCCGCCGCGGACAGAGCCAGGCATAGATGGTATGGTGTTTGATCTGTAA
- a CDS encoding DNA polymerase III subunit delta' has protein sequence MNDASLLIPDGDILGHAAFTDALSQSMASGRVAHGWLLTGPQGIGKSIMAAMAAAWLLSENRPQGSGSFAFDRGDPGANLVIRGSHPDLMFVRPQTEDNKSGQIKIDQIRKLSSFMATKPGRGGWRVAVIDSMDAVNRNGANALLKLLEEPPERAMVILVASKPGRLPPTIRSRCRLVRLAPLDIGSCQSILAATLDEEESDRLAALSHLAEGAPGRGVALAESQSDDLYRATCSLMAQPHLDEAALATLCDKWGRGGAAGQAARDGAIWLVGRLLRLAALKAGNGVTGPQCDFETPAITRLAAGHTAADLAEAHSKFLHSASMMDGLYLDFGHFLSRELIAIHRKSLP, from the coding sequence ATGAATGATGCGTCGCTGCTGATACCGGATGGGGATATTCTGGGGCATGCGGCCTTTACCGATGCGCTGTCACAATCCATGGCCAGTGGGCGCGTCGCGCATGGCTGGCTGCTGACGGGGCCACAGGGTATTGGAAAATCGATTATGGCGGCGATGGCCGCAGCCTGGCTGCTGAGCGAGAACAGACCGCAGGGTTCGGGTTCTTTCGCTTTTGACCGTGGTGATCCGGGGGCCAATCTGGTGATCCGGGGGTCGCATCCAGATCTGATGTTTGTTCGTCCACAGACCGAGGACAACAAATCAGGTCAGATCAAGATCGATCAGATACGCAAACTTTCCAGCTTCATGGCAACCAAGCCTGGCCGGGGTGGGTGGCGTGTTGCAGTCATTGATTCTATGGATGCCGTAAATCGCAATGGTGCCAATGCGTTGCTGAAACTTCTTGAGGAACCGCCTGAGCGTGCAATGGTCATTCTCGTGGCCTCAAAGCCTGGCCGTCTGCCACCGACAATCAGGTCGCGTTGCCGGCTTGTCAGACTGGCACCGCTGGATATCGGTTCCTGTCAGAGCATTCTTGCCGCCACGCTGGATGAAGAGGAGAGTGACCGGCTGGCAGCGCTGTCACACCTTGCGGAAGGCGCGCCGGGCAGGGGGGTGGCGTTGGCGGAAAGCCAGTCCGACGATCTGTATCGTGCGACTTGCTCGCTGATGGCACAGCCTCACCTTGACGAAGCTGCGCTGGCAACCCTGTGCGACAAATGGGGGCGGGGTGGCGCAGCCGGACAGGCAGCGCGCGACGGGGCGATCTGGCTTGTTGGCAGATTGCTTCGCCTTGCCGCATTAAAGGCCGGCAATGGTGTAACGGGGCCACAATGTGATTTTGAAACACCCGCCATCACGCGTCTGGCAGCGGGGCACACCGCCGCCGACCTTGCCGAAGCCCATTCCAAATTTCTGCATAGCGCCTCGATGATGGACGGCCTGTATCTGGATTTTGGTCATTTCCTGAGCCGTGAACTGATCGCAATTCACCGGAAATCCTTGCCCTGA
- a CDS encoding lytic transglycosylase domain-containing protein, whose translation MFWTSSQSLAATQSFDDWLVELRAEARSIGISEQTLDAALAGAQPLPRVIELDRNQPEFSLTLAEYMDRFVSPWRRKTAARMLVEHADILDRLEKKYGVQKRYIVTFWGMETSFGKYLGSFNIPHSLATLAHDGRRSAYFRKELLNALRIIEQGHIKAEDMKGSWAGAMGQSQFMPSSFLNFAEDWNGDGRRDIWATTEDVFASTANYLAKAGWRDDMTWGREVRIPSNLVIGGKGATKLFEDKTRYKLPVWQKAGVRSADGSDLPARPLSARLVMPEGVGGPAYLVYSNYESILRWNRSNYYALAIGTLSDTLR comes from the coding sequence GTGTTCTGGACCTCGAGCCAGTCCCTTGCTGCCACACAGTCGTTTGACGATTGGCTGGTTGAGCTTCGTGCCGAAGCGCGCAGTATTGGCATATCCGAACAAACGCTTGATGCTGCATTGGCAGGGGCCCAGCCGCTGCCGCGGGTGATTGAACTGGATCGCAACCAACCCGAATTCTCGCTGACCTTGGCCGAATATATGGACAGGTTTGTCAGCCCGTGGCGTCGCAAGACGGCTGCCAGAATGCTTGTCGAACATGCTGACATTCTCGACCGGCTGGAAAAGAAATACGGTGTGCAGAAACGCTATATCGTCACCTTCTGGGGCATGGAGACAAGCTTTGGCAAATATCTCGGCAGTTTCAACATTCCGCATTCGCTTGCCACATTGGCGCATGACGGGCGTCGCAGCGCCTATTTCCGCAAGGAATTGCTGAACGCACTGCGGATCATCGAACAGGGTCATATCAAGGCAGAAGACATGAAGGGGTCGTGGGCCGGCGCAATGGGGCAGAGCCAGTTCATGCCGTCCAGCTTCCTGAATTTTGCCGAGGACTGGAATGGCGACGGGCGGCGTGACATCTGGGCCACAACCGAGGATGTGTTCGCCTCGACCGCCAATTATCTCGCCAAGGCAGGATGGCGTGACGACATGACCTGGGGGCGCGAGGTCCGTATCCCGTCCAATCTTGTTATTGGCGGCAAGGGCGCGACAAAGCTGTTCGAGGACAAGACCCGTTACAAGCTTCCTGTCTGGCAGAAGGCCGGCGTTCGCAGCGCCGACGGGTCCGATCTGCCTGCGCGGCCGCTTTCGGCGCGGCTTGTTATGCCCGAGGGTGTCGGCGGGCCGGCCTATCTCGTCTACAGCAACTATGAATCGATTCTTCGCTGGAACCGCTCCAACTACTATGCGCTGGCGATCGGAACTCTTTCCGATACCCTGCGCTAG
- the metG gene encoding methionine--tRNA ligase, translated as MGMTGSDSRRFYVTTPIYYVNDKPHIGHAYTTLACDVLARFKRLDGFDVMFLTGTDEHGQKVEKAAHDNSVTPQAFTDSVSQNFRDLTARMNYSNDDFIRTTEARHKAACQKLWTMLLDRGHIKLGSYAGWYAVRDEAFYTETEIVDGKAPTGAPVEWVEEPSYFFNLSEWQQPLLEFYEANPDFVGPASRFNEVKSFVKGGLRDLSVSRASFSWGVPVPNDDAHVMYVWLDALTNYITATGWPTDGAYGDSDRHAKFWPADLHMVGKDILRFHAVYWPAFLMAAGLPLPRRVFAHGWWTNEGEKISKSLGNVIDPNELAAEFGLDQTRYFLMREVPFGNDGDFSRRAMIHRMNGDLANDLGNLSQRVLSMIFKNCDGVMPGLPAAPQDPDKTLLAATDSLIDEVRSQMDRQAFHEALRAIWQVVSDANRYVDAMAPWGLKKTDPDRMGEVLAVLAETIRQVAILVQPVMPDSAGRILDQLGIAPDARDFTVIGGAGRLHGGTSITKPEPVFPRYVEDESGQGD; from the coding sequence ATCGGAATGACCGGTTCAGACAGCAGGCGCTTTTACGTAACGACGCCTATCTATTATGTGAATGACAAGCCGCATATCGGCCATGCCTACACCACGCTTGCCTGCGATGTACTGGCAAGGTTCAAGAGGCTGGACGGCTTTGATGTCATGTTCCTCACCGGTACTGACGAACATGGCCAGAAGGTTGAAAAGGCGGCGCATGACAATTCTGTCACACCGCAGGCATTCACAGACAGCGTCAGCCAGAATTTCCGCGATCTGACCGCGCGGATGAATTACTCCAATGACGATTTTATCCGGACCACCGAAGCCCGCCACAAGGCGGCCTGTCAGAAATTATGGACAATGCTTCTGGACCGCGGCCATATCAAGCTGGGAAGCTATGCTGGCTGGTATGCGGTGCGGGACGAGGCTTTCTACACCGAGACCGAAATTGTTGACGGCAAGGCGCCGACAGGGGCACCTGTCGAATGGGTTGAGGAGCCGTCATATTTCTTCAACCTGTCCGAATGGCAACAGCCGCTTCTGGAATTTTACGAGGCCAACCCGGACTTTGTCGGCCCTGCCTCGCGATTCAATGAAGTCAAAAGCTTTGTCAAAGGGGGGCTGCGTGATCTGTCTGTAAGCCGCGCCAGTTTTTCATGGGGCGTGCCGGTGCCGAATGATGATGCGCATGTGATGTATGTCTGGCTCGATGCGCTGACAAACTATATTACCGCAACTGGCTGGCCTACCGATGGGGCGTATGGTGATTCCGACCGCCATGCCAAATTCTGGCCCGCCGACCTGCACATGGTTGGCAAGGACATTCTGCGGTTTCACGCTGTGTACTGGCCGGCCTTTCTGATGGCGGCCGGTCTGCCGTTGCCGAGGCGTGTGTTTGCGCATGGCTGGTGGACGAATGAAGGCGAGAAGATTTCAAAATCGCTTGGCAATGTGATTGATCCGAACGAGCTTGCAGCAGAATTCGGGTTGGATCAGACGCGCTATTTCCTGATGCGCGAGGTGCCGTTCGGCAATGACGGCGACTTTTCCCGTCGTGCCATGATCCACCGGATGAATGGCGATCTTGCCAATGATCTTGGCAATCTGTCCCAGCGCGTTCTGTCGATGATCTTCAAGAACTGCGATGGGGTGATGCCCGGGCTTCCCGCCGCGCCGCAGGATCCGGATAAAACCCTGCTTGCGGCAACGGACTCTCTGATCGACGAGGTGCGTTCGCAGATGGACAGGCAGGCCTTCCATGAGGCCTTGCGGGCAATCTGGCAGGTGGTTTCCGATGCCAACCGCTATGTAGACGCGATGGCACCCTGGGGCCTTAAAAAGACAGACCCAGACAGGATGGGCGAGGTATTGGCGGTGCTGGCGGAAACAATCCGACAGGTGGCGATCCTTGTGCAACCGGTGATGCCCGATTCTGCCGGTCGCATTCTTGATCAACTTGGCATTGCGCCCGACGCCCGTGATTTCACGGTCATTGGCGGCGCTGGGCGTCTGCATGGTGGCACCAGTATCACCAAACCGGAACCTGTATTTCCACGCTATGTGGAAGACGAATCCGGGCAGGGCGACTGA
- the thiB gene encoding thiamine ABC transporter substrate binding subunit — MRTILGTVMAAIAMAMTTVPAQATDTPVLTIYTYDSFASEWGPGPAIKEAFEVDCSCEVQFVALDSSIGILGRVQLEGPSSKADLVLGLDTSLMETARNTGLFAPHGVQLAGRTTLPVAFDDDHFVPLDWGYFAFIYNSEEMANPPTSLQALVDAPDTMRIVIQDPRTSTPGLGLLLWVRSVYGDEAGDAWAGLAPKIITVTKGWWDAYSMFLEGEADMVLSYSTSPAYHIVAEEIDKYKAAAFDEGHYMQVEVAAMLKNAPQPDLARRFMDFILAPDFQSVIPTTNWMYPAGKADLPDAFAGLIQPGESRLYSPQEVAQNKSVWVDEWQRALSQ, encoded by the coding sequence ATGCGCACTATTCTTGGAACTGTCATGGCGGCGATCGCTATGGCGATGACAACCGTTCCCGCACAGGCGACCGATACGCCGGTGCTGACGATCTATACCTATGATTCCTTTGCCTCGGAATGGGGCCCGGGACCGGCCATTAAAGAAGCTTTTGAGGTCGACTGCAGCTGTGAAGTCCAGTTTGTCGCGCTGGACAGCTCCATTGGCATTCTGGGGCGGGTACAGCTTGAAGGGCCTTCATCCAAGGCCGATCTGGTCCTGGGCCTTGATACCAGCCTTATGGAAACCGCCCGCAACACAGGTCTGTTTGCCCCGCATGGCGTTCAGCTTGCCGGGCGCACCACCCTTCCCGTTGCGTTTGACGATGATCATTTTGTGCCGCTTGACTGGGGCTATTTTGCGTTCATCTATAACAGCGAGGAAATGGCGAACCCGCCGACATCACTGCAGGCGCTTGTCGATGCTCCGGACACTATGAGGATTGTCATTCAGGACCCCCGCACATCCACCCCCGGGCTTGGCCTGTTGCTGTGGGTTCGCTCGGTCTATGGCGATGAAGCTGGCGATGCGTGGGCTGGGCTGGCACCGAAAATCATCACTGTCACCAAGGGTTGGTGGGATGCCTATTCAATGTTTCTTGAGGGCGAGGCCGATATGGTTCTGTCCTATTCGACGTCTCCCGCCTATCACATCGTCGCCGAGGAAATCGATAAATACAAGGCAGCCGCCTTTGACGAAGGCCATTACATGCAGGTTGAGGTGGCAGCCATGCTGAAGAACGCGCCGCAGCCTGATCTGGCCCGCCGGTTCATGGATTTCATCCTGGCTCCAGACTTTCAGTCGGTGATTCCGACAACCAACTGGATGTATCCTGCCGGCAAGGCCGACCTGCCGGACGCCTTTGCCGGGCTGATCCAGCCCGGTGAATCGCGGCTCTATTCACCTCAAGAGGTTGCACAGAACAAATCTGTCTGGGTTGACGAGTGGCAACGCGCGCTCAGCCAATAG
- a CDS encoding ABC transporter permease subunit has translation MATRAQPIADWRRPGPISPLGLGIATGLLALAAAAIGALISVAGRGSTGTGADIVHVAMFTAMQACLSALLSLALGLPVARACWRRASSWRAAWLVPFSFLPVVMPTTVAAAGLIAVWGQRGFVSEGLTFLGLDGLPPIYGLGAVLLAHVFFNAPLMLRVLYGALASIPAAQWRLSAQWGLSEWDRFRLVEWPVLRPVIPGLLALVFLLCFTSFSLILMLGGGPAVTTLEVNIYTALRFDFDMALAGKLALVQLVICGLVVIMLTRLTGRSWAATPRSVSAALEQSGEATWRCRITDGGALALFVIITMLPVIAILARGAGPHLFTVTSWPAFHQSAITSVLIAIASGSVATGLALVLASARTRRTAAALSVWPLDLSISLYLSVSAIVLGTGLFILLRSVADVFVLAPLLVMLGNMLIALPFAYRILTGRLAALAATHDRLCAGLGLRGWRRLRLVTLPAITQELGFAAGLSAALSLGDMTIVALFGSQQFQTLPWLLYQTMARYRAGEAAALSLWLLGLTFLLFLAFTLAARILRRRRHA, from the coding sequence GTGGCAACGCGCGCTCAGCCAATAGCCGACTGGCGACGCCCCGGACCGATATCGCCCCTTGGTCTGGGGATTGCCACGGGGCTGCTTGCGCTTGCTGCGGCGGCCATCGGCGCGTTGATATCCGTTGCCGGGCGTGGATCGACCGGGACAGGCGCTGATATCGTCCACGTCGCCATGTTCACGGCCATGCAGGCATGCCTGTCCGCCCTGCTCTCGCTGGCGCTCGGCCTGCCGGTGGCCCGCGCCTGCTGGCGACGCGCATCAAGCTGGCGCGCGGCATGGCTGGTGCCGTTTTCATTTCTTCCTGTTGTCATGCCGACGACGGTTGCTGCAGCCGGGCTCATTGCTGTTTGGGGGCAGCGCGGCTTTGTCTCTGAAGGGCTGACTTTTCTTGGCCTTGACGGTCTGCCGCCAATCTATGGTCTTGGGGCGGTGCTTCTGGCACATGTGTTTTTCAACGCACCCTTGATGCTGCGGGTACTATACGGAGCGCTGGCCAGCATACCGGCGGCGCAATGGCGGCTGTCGGCGCAATGGGGACTGTCCGAATGGGATCGGTTTCGCCTTGTTGAATGGCCAGTCTTGCGGCCGGTGATCCCGGGATTGCTGGCTTTGGTATTTCTGCTGTGCTTTACCTCGTTCTCGCTGATTCTGATGCTTGGCGGCGGACCCGCCGTAACGACGCTGGAGGTCAATATATACACGGCCCTGCGGTTTGATTTTGATATGGCGCTGGCTGGCAAACTGGCACTTGTCCAGCTTGTGATCTGTGGTCTGGTTGTCATCATGCTGACACGTCTGACCGGCCGATCATGGGCCGCAACACCGCGGTCTGTCAGCGCGGCACTCGAACAGAGTGGCGAGGCAACGTGGCGTTGCCGGATAACGGATGGGGGTGCGCTTGCGCTGTTTGTGATCATCACGATGCTGCCTGTCATCGCCATTCTGGCGCGCGGAGCCGGGCCGCATCTTTTCACGGTAACAAGCTGGCCTGCCTTCCACCAATCTGCCATCACCTCTGTTCTCATTGCCATTGCATCGGGGAGCGTGGCCACGGGACTTGCGCTGGTTCTGGCCAGTGCGCGAACCCGTCGCACCGCTGCCGCTCTATCAGTCTGGCCACTTGATCTGTCGATATCACTTTATCTGTCCGTGTCGGCGATCGTGCTTGGAACAGGTCTGTTCATCCTGCTGCGGTCGGTTGCGGATGTCTTCGTGCTTGCTCCCTTGCTGGTGATGCTTGGCAACATGTTGATCGCCCTTCCCTTCGCCTATCGGATTCTGACAGGTCGTCTTGCCGCTCTTGCCGCGACGCATGACAGGTTGTGCGCCGGGCTTGGGCTTCGTGGCTGGCGACGGTTGCGTCTGGTGACCCTTCCTGCGATCACGCAGGAACTTGGTTTCGCGGCTGGCCTGTCAGCAGCGCTGTCACTTGGTGACATGACGATTGTTGCGCTGTTTGGCAGCCAGCAGTTCCAGACCCTGCCATGGCTTTTGTATCAGACGATGGCACGCTATCGTGCCGGCGAGGCTGCAGCTCTGTCTTTGTGGCTTCTTGGCCTTACATTCCTGCTGTTCCTGGCATTCACACTGGCGGCCAGAATATTGAGGAGACGTCGTCATGCTTGA
- a CDS encoding TatD family hydrolase, whose protein sequence is MIIDSHAHLDYPQLADDLPAVLARANEAGVDRVITIGVKLSTADRPRRIAETYDNVWFSAGIHPHEAGNEAQACDVDAILAAADHPRCVAIGEAGLDYHYDYAPRDRQAASFRAQITAARALGLPIIVHAREADDDIADIIEDEMAKGAFTGVLHCFSSGAELARRALDVGFYVSFSGILTFKSAEIIQQVARTAPEDRILVETDAPFLAPVPMRGKPNEPAYTSHTLAKLADLRGTSVDDMTSRTRANTLRLFSRMEAS, encoded by the coding sequence ATGATCATCGACAGTCATGCACATCTGGACTATCCGCAGCTTGCCGATGACCTGCCGGCGGTGCTGGCCCGCGCCAATGAGGCGGGCGTCGACCGTGTCATTACAATCGGGGTGAAGCTGAGTACAGCTGACCGGCCGCGCCGTATTGCCGAGACCTATGACAATGTCTGGTTCAGTGCCGGGATCCATCCGCACGAAGCTGGAAATGAAGCGCAGGCCTGTGATGTCGACGCTATTCTGGCCGCTGCCGATCATCCGCGCTGTGTCGCCATCGGCGAGGCGGGGCTTGATTATCATTATGACTACGCGCCACGCGACAGGCAGGCGGCAAGCTTCCGGGCCCAGATCACGGCGGCGCGCGCGCTTGGGCTGCCAATCATCGTCCATGCGCGTGAAGCTGACGACGATATTGCCGATATCATCGAGGACGAGATGGCAAAAGGGGCCTTTACCGGCGTTCTGCATTGTTTCAGTTCAGGTGCCGAGCTGGCGCGCCGGGCCCTTGACGTCGGGTTCTATGTCAGTTTTTCCGGAATTCTGACGTTCAAATCCGCCGAAATCATCCAGCAGGTGGCCCGCACCGCACCGGAAGACAGGATACTCGTTGAAACCGACGCGCCGTTTCTGGCGCCAGTGCCAATGCGGGGAAAACCTAACGAGCCTGCTTATACAAGCCACACCCTTGCCAAACTGGCGGATCTTCGCGGAACATCGGTTGATGATATGACAAGCCGGACACGCGCCAACACGCTGCGGCTGTTCTCGCGCATGGAGGCATCATGA
- a CDS encoding septal ring lytic transglycosylase RlpA family protein gives MWRAVADWMRIVTVLGIAGIGLAGCTTAELAIDMVKKSQKEKRVVKQTEELAAGTVVAQPRYKVGEPYNVGGVWYYPARDLAYDETGIGSWYGDEFAGKLTANGEIFDPQKITAAHKTLPMPSVVRVTNLDNGRSLVVRVNDRGPFVPGRIIDLSRESARLLGFKDQGLAKVRVKLLAEQSLRLEDLAKQGKFPQVDGKPDTPMPEFNAVGASDVTFSATSNSGRSNYNAEDGQSAIDLLSNAHVGEVINVPPIETSIWVQVGAFHSETNAVNVLNRIETVSAGQVSRINLDGQVLHRVRLGPVNEVDEADRLLSAVFDLGFKGARIIVD, from the coding sequence ATGTGGCGGGCAGTTGCTGACTGGATGCGGATTGTCACCGTACTGGGCATCGCCGGTATCGGGCTTGCCGGATGCACAACGGCCGAGCTTGCCATCGACATGGTCAAGAAATCCCAGAAAGAGAAAAGGGTGGTCAAGCAGACCGAGGAACTGGCTGCCGGCACCGTTGTCGCGCAGCCGAGATACAAGGTCGGTGAGCCGTATAATGTCGGCGGAGTCTGGTATTATCCCGCCCGCGACCTTGCCTATGACGAGACGGGGATCGGGTCCTGGTATGGTGATGAATTCGCCGGCAAGCTGACCGCCAACGGGGAAATATTCGATCCGCAGAAAATCACCGCGGCCCACAAGACCCTGCCGATGCCAAGCGTTGTCCGTGTGACAAATCTGGATAATGGCAGATCGCTTGTCGTCAGAGTGAATGACCGGGGACCGTTTGTTCCCGGCAGGATCATCGATCTGTCGCGTGAGTCAGCCAGATTGCTTGGTTTCAAGGATCAGGGGCTGGCAAAGGTACGGGTCAAGCTTCTGGCTGAACAGAGCCTCCGTCTTGAAGACCTCGCCAAACAGGGCAAGTTTCCCCAGGTCGACGGAAAGCCGGACACCCCGATGCCGGAATTCAATGCTGTCGGCGCCTCGGATGTGACCTTTTCCGCGACATCGAACAGTGGCCGGTCCAACTATAATGCCGAGGACGGCCAGTCGGCCATTGACCTGCTGTCAAACGCCCATGTTGGCGAAGTGATAAATGTGCCGCCAATCGAAACCAGTATCTGGGTTCAGGTTGGCGCCTTCCATTCCGAAACGAACGCCGTCAACGTGCTGAACCGCATCGAAACAGTCAGTGCCGGTCAGGTGTCGCGGATCAATCTTGATGGCCAGGTGCTGCACCGAGTCAGGCTGGGCCCGGTGAACGAGGTTGACGAGGCTGACAGACTGTTGTCGGCGGTGTTTGATCTGGGGTTCAAGGGTGCCAGGATCATTGTCGACTGA
- a CDS encoding D-alanyl-D-alanine carboxypeptidase family protein codes for MKCLRVVLAAVMSCWLVQSVGAAEIDTSAEYAFVTDFGSGKVLMERNPDALMKPASMAKIMTVYIAFQRIADGSLSLDDTFLISTKAWRKGGSKTFIEVGKQVAVRDLLYGIVVQSGNDAAIAVAEGISGTEDGFAEEMNYVAKRLGMENTTFRNSTGWPDPEQFTTARDLNILATAMIRDFPLDTYPELYSMFAQKDFTYNGIKQGNRNPLVYGTQGADGLKTGHTEESGYGLVGSAIRDGQRVVMVLNGLESMKQRSSESRRLMDLMFREFKLYRFFDAGEPVDQANIWLGKAPKLDLVLKEPLHLVLSRTDRRRMKMSVQWNDPVPAPIKAGQSIGTLFLELPEEKLVYPLVAASDVGQLGMFDRVGEALKYLIFGAGADSVQLQ; via the coding sequence GTGAAATGTTTGCGTGTGGTCCTTGCCGCAGTCATGTCATGCTGGCTGGTACAGTCGGTTGGTGCAGCGGAAATCGACACCTCTGCTGAATATGCGTTCGTGACCGATTTCGGGTCAGGCAAGGTGTTGATGGAAAGAAACCCCGACGCACTGATGAAGCCTGCCTCGATGGCAAAGATCATGACGGTCTATATCGCCTTTCAGCGCATTGCTGACGGCTCATTGTCGCTGGACGATACATTTCTGATTTCAACCAAAGCCTGGCGCAAGGGCGGCTCGAAAACATTTATCGAGGTTGGAAAGCAGGTGGCTGTTCGCGATCTTCTTTACGGTATTGTCGTGCAATCGGGCAATGATGCCGCGATCGCCGTGGCCGAGGGAATTTCCGGAACAGAGGACGGCTTTGCCGAGGAAATGAACTATGTCGCAAAGCGCCTTGGGATGGAGAATACAACCTTTCGCAATTCCACCGGCTGGCCTGATCCCGAGCAATTCACCACCGCGCGGGACCTGAATATTCTTGCTACGGCGATGATCCGGGATTTTCCGCTCGATACCTACCCCGAACTCTATTCGATGTTTGCGCAAAAGGACTTTACCTATAACGGCATCAAGCAGGGCAACAGGAATCCTCTTGTCTATGGTACGCAAGGCGCAGACGGGCTGAAAACCGGTCATACCGAGGAATCGGGCTATGGTCTTGTCGGATCGGCGATCCGTGACGGGCAGCGGGTGGTCATGGTTCTGAACGGTCTGGAGAGCATGAAGCAGCGGTCTTCGGAGTCCCGCCGTCTAATGGATCTGATGTTTCGCGAATTCAAACTCTATCGATTTTTTGATGCTGGCGAGCCTGTGGACCAGGCCAATATCTGGCTTGGCAAGGCACCGAAGCTCGATCTTGTGCTGAAAGAGCCGCTTCATCTTGTCCTGTCTCGAACCGACCGGCGCCGGATGAAGATGTCGGTCCAGTGGAACGATCCGGTGCCAGCGCCAATCAAGGCCGGCCAGTCGATTGGGACGCTGTTCCTGGAACTGCCCGAAGAAAAGCTTGTCTATCCCCTGGTTGCGGCCAGCGACGTGGGTCAGCTTGGAATGTTTGACAGGGTTGGCGAGGCGCTGAAATATCTGATTTTCGGAGCTGGCGCCGATTCAGTCCAGCTTCAGTAG
- the tmk gene encoding dTMP kinase — protein MMGGFFITFEGGEGSGKTTQIQLLAQHLAERLDADTPLLTREPGGTESAESIRQLLVTGSADRWRAATEAMLMSASRHEHVVHVLRPALADGRIVICDRYNDSTRVYQGVVGGVPRRDIEALNRLACGDLVPDLTILLDMDVEEGLRRAGARETDESRFESKGSDFHHQVRQGFLELAAQEPNRFVVVDAARDVEVVAADIIEAVTPRLAVAGIS, from the coding sequence CTGATGGGCGGTTTCTTTATCACCTTTGAAGGCGGCGAGGGGAGTGGAAAGACCACGCAGATACAGTTGCTTGCGCAGCATCTTGCGGAACGTCTCGATGCCGACACCCCCCTCCTTACGAGGGAGCCGGGCGGTACTGAGTCAGCAGAATCCATAAGGCAGCTGCTGGTCACGGGAAGTGCCGATCGGTGGCGGGCCGCGACCGAGGCGATGCTGATGTCGGCGTCGCGTCATGAACATGTCGTTCACGTTCTGCGGCCTGCGCTCGCCGATGGCAGGATTGTCATCTGCGACCGGTACAATGATTCGACACGGGTGTATCAAGGGGTCGTCGGTGGTGTGCCGCGCCGGGATATCGAGGCACTCAATCGGCTTGCCTGCGGCGATCTGGTTCCCGATCTGACAATTTTGCTGGATATGGATGTTGAAGAGGGGCTTCGCCGCGCCGGTGCGCGTGAGACAGACGAGTCACGCTTTGAAAGCAAGGGGTCCGATTTTCACCATCAGGTGCGCCAGGGATTTCTGGAACTGGCCGCTCAGGAACCCAACAGATTTGTTGTGGTTGATGCGGCGCGTGATGTTGAAGTGGTCGCCGCAGATATCATCGAGGCTGTCACGCCGCGCCTTGCCGTTGCAGGAATTTCCTGA